In Bactrocera dorsalis isolate Fly_Bdor unplaced genomic scaffold, ASM2337382v1 BdCtg016, whole genome shotgun sequence, the sequence gcaatatgaaatttaatgtacacactttatatacatatgtatatagataccATATATTTACCTGGTACACCTACATAATAACGTTACAAATagttacaaacaaaaatattttcttttataatattataagaaaaaagaCAGAATGAAAAACAATAATGAGTAAGTTTAATTAAACGTGGTAGTCTTACCTACCATCGTTCCTGGGTGCTTGATTCAAGTGATTTTTTATGCGATTTTGCTCATAgtgatttattgaaatatatacatttacaatCCATCTATGTatgccaaaatatttattaaagcgAACTTATTGTTACATATAAGATTAAACATTTACAAATCaccttatttatattatattttttatgaaagtaaATAAACGATACATTTctacacatatgcatgtgcatacatatgtatacatataaaaggcGAAAAGGTGTAGAGGTAAagttttcttgatttattttgttcatattAATGAATACGTTCCGGAAATTATTAAACGCATTAACCttggaaattaattaaaagaaattaaaacgtTGCGTGCAATcgcatttcttcaaaatttttgctcAACAATTTCAAATGAATATACTGAAATCACTACTTACTTATTGACTAGACTGAGTAGAGAGTGTAAACTAAAGAAGTctgaaaattttgcttattacaGGTTAAATAAGTAATTAACACACATGTACATGAATAATCATATACTTTTTAACGTATTTACTTTATGTACTAATTTCGCACAAGATATTTATTATGTTctgaattcataaaaaataaaccagaagacaatgtaatttttgtgtacttaataaataaaaattaaggaattgaATTAAGAAAGCTTCTCTGCGAAAAGAGCCATGTGAGTAAAATATAAcacgtatgtatttgtaaaaaataaatataatagtaTTGTACATAATTAACgattgaataattttaatatccgATTCTATATGAATACCAAATACTCGTACAACCATCTGGTGGGTACCAAGTTCTTTAAAATTCTACAAACTATTGTGAATgggtaaatttttattgttactgGTGGAACTGGCATGTTGATTTTGCTAATTTTCTTGAGAATAGAAAACATTGTAAAGGTTGGTTTgatataaatttggaaaaacctATATTTTATATCTTTGTTTTTAgtgtaattaaaacaaaaggtAAACATGATTATTCCAATTCGTTGCTTCACATGTGGTAAAGTAATTGGTAACAAGTGGGAGTCGTATTTAGGACTTTTACAAGCCGAATACACGGAAGGGTAAGTGCGGTGAAAGTAATTGGAAATTTGTGatctcaaaatatattatttctagTGATGCTTTGGATGCTCTCGGTCTCAAACGATATTGTTGCAGACGTATGTTATTGGGACATGTTgacttaattgaaaaattattgaattatgcGCCTTTGGAAAAGTAGATTTGTTTGGATGGAGCACATTTTTTCACATCTTACCTTTTTGAATtagaataaaatatgtatagctTTTAGCAAcgatttattaaatatatatgtcttatcaatttgtaaaaacgctattttaaaattaaagacttTTAACGAACGAGAAAGGCATAGAAGTAGTGCATGACACTTGAACTCAATATCGAAGGAGTGTCTTTCGTGGTAGTGTCTTCGTCAGCATTTTGTATTGGCATTTACTGTTGATGCTTGATGGTTTCTTATCATCTATATTTTATCCATGAACCATGGTTGACCATTGTGTTCTCGACGACGCGTTAAAATTTCACAACCATTATCTGTTACCAATAGAGTTTGTTCAAATTGTGCAGAATAAAGCCCATCTCCAGTCACGGCAGTCCAGTTATCGGGCCATTGTTCATTTTTCGATACGCCTTCTGATATCATTGGTTCAATTGTAAAGCAATGCCCAGCTTTCATAACACCAACAGCAGAGTTCTCTGAAATAATATATGATCATAAGATAGTTACATCTTGGTGCAGAAAAATACGTTTGTTTAACATACTGGCATAGTGTGGTACATTAGGAGCGGTATGGAATAGCCGATGGATACCATGGCCACAGTAGCTCTTCACAACGCTGAAACCATGGGGCGCCACATGTTTTTGTATTACGTTGCCGATTTCCCTATATTTTACGCCAGGCCTGATATAAAAACATAGTTTTAAGtactgttaaaaataatttgtttgcatttgtacCTCACCAATTCGATGGCTTTGCATAACGATTCATACGTGACTCGTACTAACTTCTTGTGTTTTTCGGAAACATTACCAACAAAGAAGGTTTCGTTAAGATC encodes:
- the LOC105232562 gene encoding DNA-directed RNA polymerases I, II, and III subunit RPABC5, with protein sequence MIIPIRCFTCGKVIGNKWESYLGLLQAEYTEGDALDALGLKRYCCRRMLLGHVDLIEKLLNYAPLEK